tcttTTTTGAGGTGAAgaattttttgaaataaaaGTCCTGAACAATGGCAGCTATAactataataataatattgagAAAAGAGAACCACATCAATGtatcatttaatttatcatgagcttttttttctttatcttcATCCGATCTTATTCTTTTAAGATTAACATGgaaaatattcatttgatctaatatttgttttaaatataaagtaCCTTGATTTAAATGTTCCGTCTTAGCTACTTGTGCATAATCTCTAGCTTCAGTTCCATATTTAATTTCGAAATATACTTCGATAAGCTTGTCCGAATTATTGTAAGCACAAAATGAATAAGATGATGAATAGAATGTTGTAAAGGCTGTTTTTATATCATGTTTATTAACGGTTTCAAATATAGGTAATTTAGGTTGTGtatgaaaatttttttcattaacatcaacatcatatatatataatgatacTAAAGCATTTTTATGATTTGTTTTGAATTTACTTATAACTAATgtatctttatttattctttcttttatacattttaatttctttcctttcatttttatatatatttctaaaCCATTATATCCTATTATTtcaaatattataacaa
The genomic region above belongs to Plasmodium reichenowi strain SY57 chromosome 13, whole genome shotgun sequence and contains:
- a CDS encoding transmembrane protein Tmp21-like protein, which translates into the protein MKKIIWLCLVIIFEIIGYNGLEIYIKMKGKKLKCIKERINKDTLVISKFKTNHKNALVSLYIYDVDVNEKNFHTQPKLPIFETVNKHDIKTAFTTFYSSSYSFCAYNNSDKLIEVYFEIKYGTEARDYAQVAKTEHLNQGTLYLKQILDQMNIFHVNLKRIRSDEDKEKKAHDKLNDTLMWFSFLNIIIIVIAAIVQDFYFKKFFTSKKII